The window TCCTGTATGTGCTCCTTCAATTAAACCAGGAATATCTGCAAAAATGATACGATTTTGATCACGATAAATTGTACCTAAAACGGGATTTAAAGTTGTAAACATGTAATTTGCCGTTTTTGGTTTAGCATTTGTAAATGTAGAAATTAATGTTGATTTTCCTGCATTTGGTAATCCTATAATTCCAATATCAGCAATAGTTTTTAATTCTAATAAAACTTCAACATTTTCACCTAATTCTCCTAATTCATATAAATTTGGTGCTTTATTAAAAGGCGATTTAAAATGTGTATTTCCATGACCGCCTAAACCACCTTGGGCAACTAAATATTTTTGTTGATCAATATTAATATCTGCCAAAATTTCATTAGTGATAGGATTATAAACAACTGTTCCTAGTGGCACATTAATAAAAACATCTTCCGCATTCGCACCATGTTGATTTTTAATATCGCCTTTTTCACCATGTTTTGCACGAATAATTTTTTTATATTTTAAAAATTCTAATGAAGTTTCATTGTGATTACCAACAAATCAGATTGACCCACCATTTCCACCATTTCCACCAGCTGGTCCACCTTCTGGAACATGAGTTTCACGACGTCATGAAACAATTCCATCCCCACCATTACCTGCAATCAATACGATTTTACATTTATCAATAAATGCCATGCTTATTTTCCTTTTTGATCATCTTCAACTTTATATTTTATTCGTTCATTTGCTTTATTACGCTTTTTTAATTCTAAACGTTTTTTGTTAAATTCATTATAATATTGTTCTGAATCTTTAAGTTCATTGTATAGATCTGCAGCATATGTCTCAAAATGTTTTGAGCGATTCATAATAGCATTTGTAATTTTTGTCATGATAAAAATTGGTAAAATAAAAGCAACTACTAAAATTAAAAATCGTACTAAATATCCTCAAATTTGACTAGGAATAAATCCAGAAATAATTAAAATAAACATTCCAAATCAACATGAAACTACTGGCGTAAGAATGTCTCAACGAATCTTTGGCGTACTAAAAGCAAATATAATACATACAATAACTGCTAATCCTAAAGTTGAAAACATTGCAACTCAAACTGGATATGAACTAATTATATTTGTACCAAATTCAACACCATGATTGTATTGATTAGTAATTTCATTAACTAATTTTTGCATTCTTTCAATCATAAGAGGACCCGGTTTTGGTTTTAATTGATCATATACAATAGGATTTCAATGATAAAAATCTTTAACTCCTACAATCCATTGTTGGTTTTCATCTAATTTAAAACCTTTTCCATATCAACGACCATTAACACCAATTATTCCATTAAAACCTAAAAGATTGATTTCACCATATAAAATAAAAAAAACAATCATTGGAATGACAACAAAAAATGATGTAATTAAAAATTTATATAAAAGAGGTGATTTAAAACGTGTATTAGTTTCAAAGGGTTTTCTAAATCAAGTAGTTTTTGAATGCCTTAAATTCATTTACTGTCCTTTCTTTAATAAATGGTTGGTAATCAATATGATTAAATTATAACAATTTACTATATTTTAATTAATAAAAGGGTTTTTCCCATTCAATAAAACTTTTGGAGATAAAGGTTTTTTATTTGGAAGCTGAATCAATAATAGTTCAATATCAAAATCTTGCGTACTTACAAAAAGTTGATTTTTAAAAATCATGATTGTTCCAGGTTTTTGACATGACTTTTGATTAGTGATTTTAACTTGATATACTTTAATTGAAACGCCATTATATTGCATAATAGCGATTGGTTTATCATACATAGCATTAACAAAACGATTAATAAAAAAAGCTGGTTGGTCAAAATTAATAATATTTTGGTCCTTTTGAATATTATAAGCAAAACTAACAGAATTTTCATCTTGTTGAATTCCAACTAAATTTGGTTTTACTAATTCTAAAAAATGTTCTTTAATCATCAATGCACTAAGATTAGCTAACTCTAAAGTTAGTGATTTGGTTGTTGTGCAATCGTTTATTTCTAAACTTCTTTGAAATAAAATATTACCTGCATCCATTTTTTTAATCGTATGCATTAAAGTGATTCCTGTTTTTAATTCACCATTTAAAATGGCATAATGAATTGGTGCTCCGCCACGTAATTTTGGTAAAAGTGAAGCATGAATATTAACGATTTTGTATTTAGGAATATCAATTATCCCTTGATTAATAAATTGACCAAAAGCACAAGTAATGATAATATCTGGTCCTAAAATACGGATTTCTTCTTCAATTTCTTTGATTTTTTCTGGTTGAAATAACTTAATATTATGATCTAAACAAAACTGTTTAACAGGAGAGTAGATAACATTCTTTTTTCGATCAAAATGTGCATCTGGTTGACTAACAACAGCGATTAAATCAACTTCATGCATGTTAAACAATGTTTCCAAAACAATTTTAGCGATTTCTGGTGTACCAAAAAACATTACTTTATATTTCATTTAATTAAATTCCTTATTTTAATACCTTATAAATAAGGTAAAGATAGCAAAATAACTCCTTAAAATGGAGTTATTAGTTTGTTTTATTTTTTTGTTTTTCTAATTGTTTTTGACGTCGTTGAGCTGCTTTTTGTTGTTTTTTCTTATCTGCTTCTAATCTCTTGTTATAAATCTCATCATCTTTAGCTTTAATTGGTTCAATTCATAACATTTCTTCTTCATAATCTAAAGCACGCACAACATCAATTTCGCGTCGGTTTTCTTTTTTATTAATTTTTACCAAACGAACTTCACACTCAATCGCACGGGGTTCATCTATAATTAAAGTTTTAGCATTTCTTGTAGTAAACAAAACTACATATAGTTCTTTAGGTTTAGCACGTTTTTCTTTTTTAATTCGTTCCATTTCAATTTTATATTGCTCTGGATTCGTTGTTTTAAGTGCTTTGATTGCTTTTTGTTCATTTTTATAATCAATTCTTTGTTGTTTTGTCATCTGAACCAAATTGTGTGGTTCAGCACGCTTAACTACATATGAATCAATAACTTCTTTTCCTTTATCGTCAATGCTACGTAAATATTTTTTAATTGTAGTTCAAACTTCATTTGTATCTGACTTATCTTTGTTATTAACACTAGTTTGATTTTCACCATTTTGTTTACGTTTTTTACGCATAATAAATACTACAACTAATACAATTGGAATGATAATGATTAAGATCATTAAAAAGTTGCCATTACCACCCTTTGCACTATCTGCTTGTAAAATAGATTCTATTATTTCTTGGTTATCAAGCATGTAATCCCCACCTAAACATCAATTTATGAACACATTATATTATTATATGAAATTAATAGCAACATTCATAATTAATTAATAGATTAAAAATTATTTATTAGAATGTTAATAGAATTTAAATAATTTATTTAATTAGTAACAATCATACATTATAAACTTTTATATCATTTATAATTATTATTAAAACATGGTTAATAAAATAAAAACCAATTAGTTATGATTTCATTTCAAAAAATAGGAAGTAAGTAAATGTACAATATTAAATTTTTAGATTTATTAAATTCAAATTTAAAGCCTAACCCTCAATGAATTTTTAAAGATCCACATCCCATTTTACGCGAAGTAACTCAAGATATAGAAGGTAATGAATTATCAAAAGATGATATTTATTATCTTAAAAAAATGGTCCGTTATATTGATGTTTGTTATCATAATCAAGCCAAAAAATATAAAATTCGTTCAGGAATTGCGATCGCTGCAAATCAAGTTGGTTGAAACAAACGCGCAACTTATATCCATTTTAATGATGAAGCCAAAGAACATCATTATTTATTAATTAATCCTCATATTATTAAACGTTCATCTGAAATAGCTTATTTAAATCCAGGTGAAGGATGTTTATCTGTTGATGATGATCGTTCTGGATATGTTATTAGAAATAAAAAAGTTCATGTTAAAGCATATGATCTAATTAGCGAACAATTTATTGATCAAGAATTTAGTGGTATTATTGCAATTTGCATCCAACATGAAATTGGTCATTTAGATGCTGGTTTATATTATGACAATATCAATCAACAGCAACCATTTTATGCCGATCCTAGTTGAACAAAGATAGGAAGATAAAATCTTATGGCAAATAAATACGATGGGAATGCTATTAAAATCTTAGAAGGGTTGGAAGCTGTTCGTAAGCGTCCTGGAATGTATATTGGCTCTACAAGTAGCACTGGATTACATCATTTAATTTGAGAAATTGTAGATAATTCAATTGATGAAGTTATGAATGCTAACGCAAAAAACATTAATGTTATTTTGCATGAAGATAATTCAATTAGTGTTTTAGATGATGGGCGTGGTATACCAGTTGACATTAATTCTCAAACAAAAATTTCTACTGTTGAAACTGTTCTAACAGTTTTGCATGCTGGAGGTAAGTTTGATGAAAGTGCATACAAAACTGCTGGTGGTTTACATGGTGTTGGTTCATCAGTAGTTAATGCTTTAAGTTCTTGATTAATTTGTGAAGTTTATCGTGATCAAAAAATTTACCAAGCGAAATTTATTAATGGAGGTCATATTAATCAATCTTTAAAAGTAATTGGAACAACTAAAAAAACAGGAACATTAATTCATTTCTTACCCGATCCTCTAATTTTTAAAAATTTAGTTTTTAATCCTAACATAATAAAAGAGCGTCTACATGAATCAACTTTTTTAATAAAAGATTTAAAAATTATTTTTGAAGATAAAATTAATAAAAAAAAGTACGAATTTATTAATAATCAAGGTTTAATTGATTTTATTAAATTTATTAATGAAGCTAAAAAGACCTTTTCTGATGTTATTTATTTTAGAAGTAATATTAACAAAATAGATGTTGAAATTGCTTTTCAATATAGTGATCAAAATAATGAAATTATGGTTTCATTTGCCAATTCTGTGAAAACTAGTGAAGGTGGTGTACACGAAAATGCTTTTAAAAACGCTTTAACAAGTGTTGTTAATAATTATGCAAGAAAACATAATTTACTTAAAGAAAAAGACAAAAATTTAGAAGGTGATGATATACGTGAGGGTTTATCAAGTGTAATTTCACTTCGAATCCCCGAAAGCTTAATTAGCTATGAGGGTCAAACTAAAAACAAATTATTCACACCAGAAGCAAATGAAGCAGTAAAAAAAACAATTGAAGATAATTTTAGTTTTTGATTAGAAGAAAATAAAACACAAGCTTTAGATTTAGTTAATCGAGCAATTCTTGCACGTGATGCTAAATTGGCTGCAAAGCGTGCTCGTGAAGAAACTAAAAAAGTTAAAAAAATTAAAGAAGAGCGAGGAATGGGCGGAAAATTAACGCCAGCACAAAGTAAAGATCCAGTTTTAAATGAATTATTTTTGGTTGAAGGTGATTCAGCTGGTGGATCAGCTAAACTAGGACGAAATAAAAAATACCAGGCTATTTTGCCCTTAAGAGGTAAGGTTCTTAATGTTTTAAAAGCTCGTTTAGTTGATGTTTTAAAAAATGAAGAAATAGCATCAATCTTTACTTGTTTAGGAACAGGAATTGGTGCAGAATTTGATTTAAAAAAATTAAAATATCATAAAATTATTATTATGACCGATGCAGATACCGATGGTAGTCACATCCAAGTTTTATTATTAACTTTATTTTATCGTTTTATGCGACCTTTAATTGAAAATGGTAATATTTACATAGCTTTACCTCCGCTTTATAAATTAACAAATAAAAATAACAAAAAATTCTTTTATGCTTGGGATGATGTTGAATTAGATCAACTAAAAAAAGAGCAAAAAAATTATGAAATCCAACGTTATAAAGGTCTTGGCGAAATGAACGCTGATCAATTATTTGAAACAACAATGGATCCAAACAATCGTTTATTATTAAAAATTAATATTAATGACATTTTACAAGCTGAACGGCAAATCAATACTTTAATGGGTAATGACGTAAGTATTCGAAAGCAGTGAATTGATAATAATATTGATTTTAGTGTCATTGACGAATTACAAATCAATAATGAGGAGTCTAAATAAAAAATATGAGTGTAAATCATCAAAAAATTATTAATACACCTTTAGACAACATTGTTGGTGAAAGTTATGCAAAATATGCAAAATACATTATTCAAGATCGTGCTTTACCTGATATTCGTGATGGTTTAAAACCTGTTCAACGACGAATTTTATACGCAATGAGTGAATTAGGAATCTTTTATGATAAACCTTATAAAAAATCTGCACGT is drawn from Ureaplasma parvum serovar 3 str. ATCC 27815 and contains these coding sequences:
- the obgE gene encoding GTPase ObgE, giving the protein MAFIDKCKIVLIAGNGGDGIVSWRRETHVPEGGPAGGNGGNGGSIWFVGNHNETSLEFLKYKKIIRAKHGEKGDIKNQHGANAEDVFINVPLGTVVYNPITNEILADINIDQQKYLVAQGGLGGHGNTHFKSPFNKAPNLYELGELGENVEVLLELKTIADIGIIGLPNAGKSTLISTFTNAKPKTANYMFTTLNPVLGTIYRDQNRIIFADIPGLIEGAHTGVGLGHDFLKHIERCFLLIHLISLDPNDNPDIINAYETIVNELKQYKQNLVNKPIVLVANKIDQIGALENLQILKEYLKNNQEIKIISALTNLHVDNMLDDVIKIYFAQKKIYEQRLKEQLPVDQILKWTSDIPKSKELDKTIEIIKVDDHIFEVFGEYLKYWAHRIPLKTQDNLIRFNQKLQSINFNQQLLQAGAVAGDSIKIYDITLEFEE
- the fmt gene encoding methionyl-tRNA formyltransferase, coding for MKYKVMFFGTPEIAKIVLETLFNMHEVDLIAVVSQPDAHFDRKKNVIYSPVKQFCLDHNIKLFQPEKIKEIEEEIRILGPDIIITCAFGQFINQGIIDIPKYKIVNIHASLLPKLRGGAPIHYAILNGELKTGITLMHTIKKMDAGNILFQRSLEINDCTTTKSLTLELANLSALMIKEHFLELVKPNLVGIQQDENSVSFAYNIQKDQNIINFDQPAFFINRFVNAMYDKPIAIMQYNGVSIKVYQVKITNQKSCQKPGTIMIFKNQLFVSTQDFDIELLLIQLPNKKPLSPKVLLNGKNPFIN
- a CDS encoding DUF5385 domain-containing protein, which translates into the protein MLDNQEIIESILQADSAKGGNGNFLMILIIIIPIVLVVVFIMRKKRKQNGENQTSVNNKDKSDTNEVWTTIKKYLRSIDDKGKEVIDSYVVKRAEPHNLVQMTKQQRIDYKNEQKAIKALKTTNPEQYKIEMERIKKEKRAKPKELYVVLFTTRNAKTLIIDEPRAIECEVRLVKINKKENRREIDVVRALDYEEEMLWIEPIKAKDDEIYNKRLEADKKKQQKAAQRRQKQLEKQKNKTN
- the def gene encoding peptide deformylase; this encodes MYNIKFLDLLNSNLKPNPQWIFKDPHPILREVTQDIEGNELSKDDIYYLKKMVRYIDVCYHNQAKKYKIRSGIAIAANQVGWNKRATYIHFNDEAKEHHYLLINPHIIKRSSEIAYLNPGEGCLSVDDDRSGYVIRNKKVHVKAYDLISEQFIDQEFSGIIAICIQHEIGHLDAGLYYDNINQQQPFYADPSWTKIGR
- the parE gene encoding DNA topoisomerase IV subunit B, which encodes MANKYDGNAIKILEGLEAVRKRPGMYIGSTSSTGLHHLIWEIVDNSIDEVMNANAKNINVILHEDNSISVLDDGRGIPVDINSQTKISTVETVLTVLHAGGKFDESAYKTAGGLHGVGSSVVNALSSWLICEVYRDQKIYQAKFINGGHINQSLKVIGTTKKTGTLIHFLPDPLIFKNLVFNPNIIKERLHESTFLIKDLKIIFEDKINKKKYEFINNQGLIDFIKFINEAKKTFSDVIYFRSNINKIDVEIAFQYSDQNNEIMVSFANSVKTSEGGVHENAFKNALTSVVNNYARKHNLLKEKDKNLEGDDIREGLSSVISLRIPESLISYEGQTKNKLFTPEANEAVKKTIEDNFSFWLEENKTQALDLVNRAILARDAKLAAKRAREETKKVKKIKEERGMGGKLTPAQSKDPVLNELFLVEGDSAGGSAKLGRNKKYQAILPLRGKVLNVLKARLVDVLKNEEIASIFTCLGTGIGAEFDLKKLKYHKIIIMTDADTDGSHIQVLLLTLFYRFMRPLIENGNIYIALPPLYKLTNKNNKKFFYAWDDVELDQLKKEQKNYEIQRYKGLGEMNADQLFETTMDPNNRLLLKININDILQAERQINTLMGNDVSIRKQWIDNNIDFSVIDELQINNEESK